From a region of the Helianthus annuus cultivar XRQ/B chromosome 5, HanXRQr2.0-SUNRISE, whole genome shotgun sequence genome:
- the LOC110939816 gene encoding transcriptional regulator ATRX homolog, producing the protein MARTSKTSPFGPKRHPEESRTNTEGEKKDDKEEESSSSSSDSEENTQDKEQEKAMGKRPMQAKTRKRKTTVYEMISGPERAKRTVTKRGRGKSMAYTARLWSKHHPWIDVPKKADSKPKSTQDKKQGKRPMQARNGNQKTTLAKGNVTKRGRGQSTANTKRSPRKRADPKLKEEDDVFPSSETDSEEVCKRIKIESHDHDDDDTDNDGGGAGTHGNLTSLGIEVVTK; encoded by the coding sequence ATGGCTCGGACATCGAAAACTAGTCCGTTTGGACCCAAAAGACATCCAGAGGAGTCGAGAACAAATACCGAAGGTGAAAAGAAAGACGACAAGGAGGAGGAAAGCAGCTCAAGTAGTAGTGACTCAGAGGAAAATACACAAGACAAGGAGCAGGAAAAGGCTATGGGGAAGAGACCAATGCAAGCTAAAACGAGAAAGCGGAAAACGACAGTGTATGAGATGATCAGTGGCCCGGAGAGAGCCAAACGAACTGTAACGAAAAGAGGCAGGGGAAAGTCCATGGCGTATACTGCTAGACTTTGGAGTAAACATCATCCATGGATTGATGTACCGAAAAAAGCCGACTCTAAACCAAAAAGTACACAAGATAAGAAGCAGGGAAAGAGACCAATGCAAGCTAGAAACGGAAACCAGAAAACGACACTAGCCAAAGGAAATGTAACTAAAAGAGGCAGGGGACAATCGACAGCAAATACTAAAAGATCACCACGAAAAAGGGCCGACCCAAAActcaaagaagaagatgatgtgtTCCCGAGTTCAGAAACAGATTCAGAGGAAGTTTGTAAACGAATTAAGATCGAAAGCCATgatcatgatgatgatgacacCGATAACGATGGAGGAGGAGCAGGAACACATGGTAATCTAACAAGTTTGGGAATAGAAGTTGTAACTAAATGA